The nucleotide sequence GCAAGCTCACTTGGTATCTGTTTTATCATGCCCGCTAATTTGACCTGTAATTCGTAAACTGAAGAGGAACTCCCAGAGCGCTCTCTTGCTCTCGAAGCATCTTGATTACTTCTTGAAGCTCATCCTTGCTGGGGCTGGTAACACGAACCTGGTCTGCCTGTATGGAAGCCTGCACTTTCTTGAGTCTCGAATTCTTTATGATTTTCACAATTTCTTTCGCTTTCTCCGAAGGTATTCCCTGCTGAAGCTTCGCAACCTGTCTCACTGTGTTTCCTGCCGCCTCTTCCATTTTTCCGTAAATCAGCCCGTTTAAAGGCACCTTTCGCTTTACCAGCTTCTCCCTTAGTATGTCGATAACGCTCTTCAATTTCTTCTCATCATCCGAGATCAGAACGAGCTCTTTTCCGTCAAAAGTAATATTGCTTTTGCTTCCCTTAAAGTCGAATCTCGTATGGATCTCCTTCATCGATTGATGGACCGCATTCGACACTTCTTGAACATCGATATTGCACACAACATCAAAGGAATTTTGTTGTTTGGACATTAAGATTATTACCTGGAGCGCACTAAGGCCATCCATCTTAACATATTGGCCAAAATTGACAATTGCAGCCCAAAAAGTAGCGCGGGCCTCTGGCCGGCGATTCGCAGGCGAGACACCCGCGCTACTTTGCTGAATCAGTGAAAATAGCCCTTGCGGTACCTTAGCTTGACCCCAGGCCTTTTACAGACAACCCTGATTTCGTGATATTTCGGTTTAC is from bacterium and encodes:
- a CDS encoding YajQ family cyclic di-GMP-binding protein, which gives rise to MSKQQNSFDVVCNIDVQEVSNAVHQSMKEIHTRFDFKGSKSNITFDGKELVLISDDEKKLKSVIDILREKLVKRKVPLNGLIYGKMEEAAGNTVRQVAKLQQGIPSEKAKEIVKIIKNSRLKKVQASIQADQVRVTSPSKDELQEVIKMLREQESALGVPLQFTNYRSN